One segment of Salvia splendens isolate huo1 chromosome 20, SspV2, whole genome shotgun sequence DNA contains the following:
- the LOC121781725 gene encoding uncharacterized protein LOC121781725, whose protein sequence is MKSQQEPPQPQPPPPHAAASTAAHGRTLENLKSLVLKCAIASSPSKSLSLEHTTLIEKRFQESVPSIHTPDHPTYQWMIENAIKKLKEDGGCCDEGGICRFILKEQKDLPWAHDTFLNHHLDRLSTNGTITKNYDGWYSIAPPKPSPGQRITRTTSLRPAASSSPTCASSDTSDSSWSSELKRRGTNKCNRGKRRQLHKQNARGSVTHPKLKRGGERACVPGHGRGRGRGSDYPCKEGVMEEACIGRVEGDLRLDAMPMVDIICLSTDDEETDQTEQVPHAQESQDRLNLAIREDQIVRVEGDACMDGTPTVEILCLLTDGEETDQRIQPLEQNMGDECFTRETIPSSRGSKKVRQQRKNIQSGQTRRGRGRPRKIETQDVNWVGQEDEDSMDALIDEVQYQLTTPTEIDGADVNLQRQGDMNQEDNGEPIDRAETRPRRTRNKSINVADGSKPSNARPARRRKKVSALV, encoded by the exons ATGAAGAGTCAGCAAGAGCCACCACAACCACAACCACCGCCACCGCATGCAGCTGCAAGCACCGCCGCCCACGGCCGCACACTTGAAAACCTGAAATCGCTAGTGCTGAAATGCGCCATCGCTTCATCTCCATCTAAATCGCTCTCCCTCGAACACACCACCTTGATCGAGAAGCGTTTTCAAGAATCAGTCCCCTCTATCCACACTCCTGATCACCCCACTTATCAATGG ATGATTGAGAATGCTATAAAGAAGTTGAAAGAGGATGGGGGGTGTTGTGATGAGGGGGGAATATGTAGGTTTATTTTGAAGGAACAAAAGGACTTGCCTTGGGCTCATGATACTTTCCTTAACCACCATTTGGATAGGCTTTCTACAAATGGCACCATTACTAAGAACTATGATGGTTGGTACTCCATTGCCCCCCCTAAGCCCAGCCCCGGGCAGAGGATTACTCGTACTACCAGCCTTCGCCCCGCTGCTAGTTCTAGTCCAACGTGTGCTTCTAGTGACACTTCCGACTCTAGCTGGAGTTCCGAACTCAAGAGGAGAGGAACGAACAAGTGTAATCGTGGGAAAAGGAGGCAATTGCATAAGCAGAATGCGAGGGGAAGTGTAACTCATCCCAAGTTGAAACGGGGTGGAGAACGTGCTTGTGTTCCGGGACATGGCAGGGGTAGGGGTCGGGGGAGTGATTATCCTTGCAAGGAGGGTGTGATGGAAGAAGCGTGCATTGGCCGAGTGGAAGGTGATTTACGCTTGGATGCTATGCCAATGGTCGATATAATATGTCTATCGACAGATGATGAGGAGACAGATCAAACGGAACAAGTCCCTCATGCACAAGAAAGTCAAGATCGTCTGAATCTTGCTATTCGGGAGGATCAAATCGTGCGAGTGGAAGGTGATGCGTGTATGGATGGTACGCCAACCGTAGAAATACTATGTCTATTGACAGATGGTGAGGAAACTGATCAAAGGATTCAGCCACTGGAACAGAATATGGGGGATGAGTGCTTTACTCGTGAAACTATTCCTTCATCACGCGGGAGCAAAAAAGTTAGGCAGCAGAGGAAAAACATCCAGTCAGGGCAGACTCggaggggaaggggaaggcctcGTAAAATAGAAACGCAGGATGTGAATTGGGTGGGACAAGAAGACGAAGACAGTATGGATGCGCTCATCGATGAAGTACAATATCAGCTTACAACACCAACAGAAATCGATGGAGCTGATGTAAATCTTCAGAGACAAGGAGATATGAACCAAGAAGACAACGGGGAACCAATAGATCGTGCTGAAACAAGGCCAAGACGTACTAGAAACAAGTCCATTAATGTTGCGGATGGATCTAAACCATCGAATGCTAGGCCTGCTCGGAGGAGGAAGAAAGTGAGTGCTCTTGTGTGA
- the LOC121782595 gene encoding mitogen-activated protein kinase 9-like isoform X1, with product MIQNMPFKDFFTEYGEANLYEIQEVVGKGSYGVVAAAVDTHTGEKVAIKKINDIFEHVCEATRILREIKLLRLLRHPDIVEIKHIMLPPCRREFKDIYVVFELMETDLHHVIKTNDDLTPGHHQFFLYQLLRALKYIHSANVFHRDLKPKNILANADCKLKICDFGLARASFGDAPSAVFWTDYVATRWYRAPELCGSFFSKYTPAIDIWSIGCIFAEMITGKPLFPGKNVVHQLELITDLLGTPSTEAISRIRNEKARRFLSGMRRKAPIPLSQRFPDVDPLALRLLQRLIAFDPKDRPSAEEALSDPYFYGLANVEDEPSTQHISKFEFEFERRKLTKEDVRELIYREILEYHPQMLQEYLRGVDQIHFMYPSGVDQFKQQFFRLEGQAGKAGRLPMRRRYASLPRERVCGLIDDEPDQSDSRSRAVVPVPRPALRSPKNSLDIKRSEAPNASAKARPTNDHKTLCYSARCLLRSDSISASKCIGVQGEDYL from the exons ATGATTCAG AACATGCCTTTCAAGGACTTCTTCACCGAGTATGGTGAAGCGAATTTGTACGAAATCCAAGAGGTTGTTGGTAAGGGAAGTTATGGTGTTGTGGCTGCTGCAGTTGATACCCACACTGGAGAAAAGGTGGCTATAAAGAAGATAAATGACATTTTTGAGCATGTCTGTGAAGCTACTCGCATTCTCAGAGAGATCAAGCTCCTCAGGCTGCTTCGGCACCCGGACATTGTTGAGATTAAGCATATCATGTTGCCTCCTTGTCGGAGAGAATTCAAGGATATATATGTCGTGTTTGAGTTGATGGAAACAGATCTTCACCATGTTATCAAGACGAATGATGACCTTACTCCTGGGCATCATCAGTTCTTTTTGTATCAGTTGCTTCGAGCTTTAAAATATATCCATTCAG CAAATGTTTTCCACCGGGATTTGAAGCCCAAAAACATCCTTGCTAACGCAGACTGCAAGTTGAAGATATGCGACTTTGGGTTAGCTCGTGCATCATTTGGTGATGCCCCATCTGCTGTTTTCTGGACT GATTATGTGGCTACCCGGTGGTATCGTGCTCCTGAACTTTGTGGTTCTTTCTTTTCCAAA TATACCCCGGCTATTGATATCTGGAGCATAGGATGCATATTTGCAGAAATGATAACTGGAAAACCATTGTTTCCTGGGAAGAACGTTGTCCACCAGTTGGAACTCATAACCGATCTTCTTGGCACACCTTCTACTGAGGCCATCTCGAGG ATTCGAAATGAGAAGGCCCGGAGATTTTTGAGTGGCATGAGAAGGAAAGCACCCATACCTCTGTCGCAAAGGTTCCCAGATGTTGATCCCCTGGCTCTTCGTTTACTTCAGCGTCTAATTGCATTTGATCCCAAAGATCGTCCATCTGCTGAAGAA GCATTGTCAGATCCATATTTTTACGGGCTGGCAAATGTGGAAGATGAACCGTCAACTCAACACATCTCAAAATTTGAGTTTGAATTTGAAAGAAGAAAGTTGACCAAAGAAGACGTGAGGGAACTGATCTACCGCGAG ATCTTGGAGTATCATCCCCAGATGCTCCAGGAGTACCTCCGTGGCGTGGATCAGATTCACTTTATGTATCCAAG TGGAGTCGATCAATTTAAGCAACAATTTTTCCGACTGGAAGGACAAGCCGGGAAAGCAGGCAGGCTGCCAATGAGGAGGCGCTACGCTTCCTTGCCCAG GGAACGCGTGTGTGGGCTCATTGACGATGAACCTGACCAAAGCGATTCCAGAAGCCGAGCAGTGGTGCCAGTTCCACGCCCCGCCCTAAGGAGTCCCAAGAATTCATTGGATATCAAAAGATCAGAAGCTCCAAACGCTAGCGCAAAAGCTAGGCCGACAAATGATCATAAGACATTGTGCTACAGCGCCCGTTGCTTGCTAAGAAGCGATAGCATCAGCGCTTCAAAATGTATCGGAGTGCAAGGAGAAGACTACCTATGA
- the LOC121782595 gene encoding mitogen-activated protein kinase 9-like isoform X2 — protein sequence MPFKDFFTEYGEANLYEIQEVVGKGSYGVVAAAVDTHTGEKVAIKKINDIFEHVCEATRILREIKLLRLLRHPDIVEIKHIMLPPCRREFKDIYVVFELMETDLHHVIKTNDDLTPGHHQFFLYQLLRALKYIHSANVFHRDLKPKNILANADCKLKICDFGLARASFGDAPSAVFWTDYVATRWYRAPELCGSFFSKYTPAIDIWSIGCIFAEMITGKPLFPGKNVVHQLELITDLLGTPSTEAISRIRNEKARRFLSGMRRKAPIPLSQRFPDVDPLALRLLQRLIAFDPKDRPSAEEALSDPYFYGLANVEDEPSTQHISKFEFEFERRKLTKEDVRELIYREILEYHPQMLQEYLRGVDQIHFMYPSGVDQFKQQFFRLEGQAGKAGRLPMRRRYASLPRERVCGLIDDEPDQSDSRSRAVVPVPRPALRSPKNSLDIKRSEAPNASAKARPTNDHKTLCYSARCLLRSDSISASKCIGVQGEDYL from the exons ATGCCTTTCAAGGACTTCTTCACCGAGTATGGTGAAGCGAATTTGTACGAAATCCAAGAGGTTGTTGGTAAGGGAAGTTATGGTGTTGTGGCTGCTGCAGTTGATACCCACACTGGAGAAAAGGTGGCTATAAAGAAGATAAATGACATTTTTGAGCATGTCTGTGAAGCTACTCGCATTCTCAGAGAGATCAAGCTCCTCAGGCTGCTTCGGCACCCGGACATTGTTGAGATTAAGCATATCATGTTGCCTCCTTGTCGGAGAGAATTCAAGGATATATATGTCGTGTTTGAGTTGATGGAAACAGATCTTCACCATGTTATCAAGACGAATGATGACCTTACTCCTGGGCATCATCAGTTCTTTTTGTATCAGTTGCTTCGAGCTTTAAAATATATCCATTCAG CAAATGTTTTCCACCGGGATTTGAAGCCCAAAAACATCCTTGCTAACGCAGACTGCAAGTTGAAGATATGCGACTTTGGGTTAGCTCGTGCATCATTTGGTGATGCCCCATCTGCTGTTTTCTGGACT GATTATGTGGCTACCCGGTGGTATCGTGCTCCTGAACTTTGTGGTTCTTTCTTTTCCAAA TATACCCCGGCTATTGATATCTGGAGCATAGGATGCATATTTGCAGAAATGATAACTGGAAAACCATTGTTTCCTGGGAAGAACGTTGTCCACCAGTTGGAACTCATAACCGATCTTCTTGGCACACCTTCTACTGAGGCCATCTCGAGG ATTCGAAATGAGAAGGCCCGGAGATTTTTGAGTGGCATGAGAAGGAAAGCACCCATACCTCTGTCGCAAAGGTTCCCAGATGTTGATCCCCTGGCTCTTCGTTTACTTCAGCGTCTAATTGCATTTGATCCCAAAGATCGTCCATCTGCTGAAGAA GCATTGTCAGATCCATATTTTTACGGGCTGGCAAATGTGGAAGATGAACCGTCAACTCAACACATCTCAAAATTTGAGTTTGAATTTGAAAGAAGAAAGTTGACCAAAGAAGACGTGAGGGAACTGATCTACCGCGAG ATCTTGGAGTATCATCCCCAGATGCTCCAGGAGTACCTCCGTGGCGTGGATCAGATTCACTTTATGTATCCAAG TGGAGTCGATCAATTTAAGCAACAATTTTTCCGACTGGAAGGACAAGCCGGGAAAGCAGGCAGGCTGCCAATGAGGAGGCGCTACGCTTCCTTGCCCAG GGAACGCGTGTGTGGGCTCATTGACGATGAACCTGACCAAAGCGATTCCAGAAGCCGAGCAGTGGTGCCAGTTCCACGCCCCGCCCTAAGGAGTCCCAAGAATTCATTGGATATCAAAAGATCAGAAGCTCCAAACGCTAGCGCAAAAGCTAGGCCGACAAATGATCATAAGACATTGTGCTACAGCGCCCGTTGCTTGCTAAGAAGCGATAGCATCAGCGCTTCAAAATGTATCGGAGTGCAAGGAGAAGACTACCTATGA